Part of the Coccinella septempunctata chromosome 3, icCocSept1.1, whole genome shotgun sequence genome is shown below.
acactctgtccttcagcttccagaatgcccgtgatgccgaattgatacggttgtgtatttccgtgtcaaggttagccctagtatttatgaagcttcccaagtatttgaactgctcgacctgttctagagtttcattgtccaggctgatatccgtttgaaggctttctggcggacttaccaggattttggtcttgtcaatattgagtctaaggcctaaagcttcgtatatatgtttataggtgtccatcattatctgtagatcctctgagctgctagcgatgagtgaacagtcgtctgcatattgaagttccgtgataaacttggtacgggtttttgctctgaggcgcttcaggttgaacaggcctccatcaaatctgaatcttatcccaacacctcttacgggcatgctcatgtcagcaattatcgatacagctatggcgaaaatattgaacagcaaaggcgctaatacgcagccttgttttattccagagttggttgagaaatggtcggttgtagagccattatgctgtattctagcggtgttgttggtatgaaggcttttacacactgctaggaatttttcgggtactcctagacgtgccatgattttccagagcgctctccgattcaccgagtcgaatgccttgcttaaatcgatgaaggctgtataaatccttgattgttgttcacgggccttttcttgtagctgtcgcagtgtaaaaattaggtccaccgtacctcgatttggtcgaaagccgcactgggattcaggtaaaagcttctctaaaagtggaaccagacgattagccataatcttcgagagaattttaccggccacattaagcaacgatatgcccctgtaattgttgcaattcgacgtatcgcctttgttcttatagaggttgataactaaagcgtctctgaagtcttgtggcacatctccctgttcccagatcttgcggaatagtattaggagactattgacaatgtcctcatccaaggctttgaatatctccgccagaatgccgtctagaccaggtgacttatcatttttcatatttttaatcgcgcttatgatttccgacattgaaatttcgtcatcaagcgatgtcatcggactatacgcgggaagcaggtctaaaatggataaatacgagtcgttattttgattcaagacctgtgagtaatgcttcttccatctttcgagaatttttctatcatcagttagaatagcaccatgagcatctcttataggaaagctagcttttctgcttggaccgtaaacagttttaatagcttcgaaaaaacgcctgtagtcatggttatcggcgtaagcttgtatttccctagctttttctttccaccagctgtccttgatttttcttatttcttgacggacctcgcgttttatctttatgaaacctatttgggctgcaacatcgccaggcttgttaattgcggttttcatcgctttgtgttttgcgtccaaaaggggtgcgatatgagtttcgctgtcggcaaaccagtctggggattttcgggagcgttctgtgcccagtatttctttcgctgtattgtgtgagggatgacttgaaacggagccaatgagtctcaatgtcgtcgttataatccggtggtgttaggctatctttgacggcagctgtgaatctgtcctttgtagaagggttttgtagtttggatatttgaaggcgccctcttagatacttcggcttgcgttggtattttgggcgcattgagattttcattctcgagattaccagcctatgatcagtccagcactccagatctgctctgggtttagtgaccaacacctctttcagatctttccttctcacgatcacatagtcgagggtatgccaatgccctgagcgcgggtggcgccaggtcccccttgaattgggtctcgtaataaaaaggtgttcgttatacacagattgtgttctgcacaaagagccagcagacgttctatattcgaattgatgctgtctgtgccgtgtttccctattattcccggccatagttctgagtcttgacctctgcccattctagcgttgaagtctccaaggagaataattcgttcccgttttgggattttacttaatgtagcaacgagtgtttcgtaaaaagtgtcctttaagttgtcagaggagttcaaagtgggtgcgtatactgcaatgatgttaacaaacgtgttattcgctgcaggaaaatgtagggtcattaaacgttctgagataccaactgaattttcggtaagtttgggggccaggtcgtttctaatggcaaagcctacgccatgttgtctgatttcgccttccggcaagcctttccagaaaaaagtatacgcttttTCTACCAAGCtgccttcgtccgaaaagcgtgtttcgcttaaagcaactattgcaatggatgttcgttgcagttccttatcgattagggcagtacgcctctctggtcggtcggccttggggttgtctagcaaggttctgacgttccatgctgcaaaagctatgtgcttttcattggtgtttgttcgatgattcactcgctcaggcacccttccccggagatccgaatgggagggtattttacctccggatacgaattttgtcctgttcgactgatccatctttttgtaggagctgcgttaggaggtgttcaaaagctgcactggtaacgctgtcagtgcaactttggttgcggctacgactagattatcctgtggcacaggtatccagatgacaaggtctgagacgttacttgagcaacgcagagagccatttcctgctcaagccaatgtttaggctacgtaattgtggaaaacagagttataccgctcatgttcggtcgccagagcctcgttcgtaagaaaagggtgcaccgcgagtaggtgaggttggcatttgagtggagaggctataaaacgcatcctttccccttacaccccaatattacactttgccgaattgaccacagaaatctcaattcctatctgaactatcgaactgaaactcaacacgtatatctcaattcaaaaattagtaaagtttcgagatttggatcgaatagatccaacagattcttaggaattgatatcaaaatcAATCGAATCGACCTCCGATCTCCCTTTCTGTCAGaagcaacgaactgaaattcaacttatgcatctcaattcgaaaactatctacagtttcaagatttggctcgaattgatccaacaatttttgtgaaattgatttcacactttgccgaattgaccactgaaatctcaattcctatttgaattatcgaattgaatgaaactgaaaacgtatatctcagttcaaaaattgtgtacgaATTCTGATGGTcaatcaataaaagaaaaagttctattcatcatgaattgttcgatcaaggagactcaaatttcgaaataataacttatgataaGAATATCCGGGAACCTTGACAGGAGCGACTTCcacaagtctgggaagaatagtttcggtccgtcaaaaatgaaatatcggcctattttccatatcgcattcgtccgaaatacgatgcaatgatgaacccaataattggtacaaataaaaaattctaaattcctCGAGATTTCGCAGGAAACttgcaatttcaagtccttagcaataatttaccaaccaatcgcccgtcaaatttccgtcaacttcgcTAATATCGGTACCACTATCAGAAGAAATCTAAAGTGTAAAGGTTAAACAATGACATTTTCAACTTCCGAGTCTGAAATGCAACAGGCAACTACGCCCGCCACTGCTGTTGGTAAGACGCTAAAAAAAGCTGAGAAAAAAACCTCAGCAAGGTCAAAACATGTCAAACCCAGCCATCCCCCAACTTCCGATATGGTTAatagtgccatcaaaggattgAAAGAAAGGAGCGGATCCTCGTTGCAAGCTATCAAGAAATAGATCGGTTCGAATCACAAGGTCGATTCTGAAAGACTTGCACCGTTCATAAGAAAATATCTTAAGACCGCTGTACAGTCCGGTTCCTTGATTCAGACCAAAGGAAAAGGAGCGTCTGGTTCTTTCAAATTGGCCGCTGGCGGTTCTACAACAAACGCGTCGAAgaaagttgcgaaaaaattggtcaagtcgGCCGATGGAGCAAATAAGAATGCATCACCTACAATGGCAGCCGACAAGAAGAACACATCACCTGCCAGGTCTACATCTACAGTGAGTAGGTCGAAAAAGAGAGCGGCAATTGCGAAAGAAAAGAAGTCAAAATTAACGAAATCTCCCTCGAAAGCTAAGAAGGCAAACAAATCGCCGACGAAGAAGCCCAAAGCACCGAAACCAAAAACGGTCAAATCAGTAACGGCTCCGAAGAAAGTAACGTCTCCCAAAAAGAAAAAGTGAAACGTATATAATtttggaaggaaaaaaatttgaatccgGTCCTTTTCAGGGCCTCTAGAATTTTCTATCAAATAttacttttatagattttcactcGCTAGAGATACGATGTCATACAAGATGTTTTCATCGAACACGGTaggtaatttttttcggaaaatgtaaatatttttgaaaatgctaTCACATAAGTGCCGAATTCTAAAAATCATTTGACGGTCAGCAATTTTGCCGAATAATTTCAGGTGCAGAATATTCACGATTTCTTTCAAGCTATCCGatcaaaaaatcatgaaaactaatataatattcgaattgatccaacagttttcgagatattcatatcatactttgccgaattgaccactgaaatctcaattcttatctaaactatcgaactctaattcaacacgtgcacctcaaatcgaaaactgtgtacagtttcgagatttgggtcgaattattccaatatttccttaggaattgaaataatactgtgtcgaatcgaacactgaaatctcaattcctatcagaactatcgaactgaaagttaaCATGtccatctcacttcgaaaactatgtgtagtttcaagatttgggtcgaactgattcaacagattttgagaaattgatatcaaactttgccgaattgaccactgatatctcgattcctatctgaactatcgaactgaaattcaacatgtgtatctcaattcgaaaactttgtacaGTTTCGAAatgtgggtcgaattgatccaacctttccttaggaattgaaatcgaacTTTGTCGAGACGACCTAcgaaattttcagttctatcagatcaacgaactgaaattcaacatatgcatctcaatttgaaaaccatatacagtttcaagattttgcccgaattgatccaacagtttatggaaaattgatatcacactttgccgaattgaccactgaaatcccaattcctatcagaactatcgatatgaaattcaacatgtgcatctcaattcgaaaactatgtgaagtttcaagatttgggtcgaattgatcaaacggtttttgagaaattcatatcacactttgccaaattgaccacagaaatctcaatgcctatctgaactatcgaactgaaattcaacatgtgcatctcaatatgcaactcaattcgaaacctatgtacagtttcaaaatttggctcgaattgattcaacagtttatgggaaattgatatcacactttgccgaattgaccactgaaatctcaattcctatcagagctatcgatatgaaattcaacatgttcatctcaattcgaaaactatgtgaagtttcaagatttgggtcgaattgatcaaacggtttttgagaaattcatatcacactttgccaaattgaccacagaaatctgaattcctatctgaattatcgaactgaatgaaactcaatacgtatatctcagttcaaaaattgtgtagagtttcgagatttggatcgaattttgatggtcaatgaataaaagaataagttctatttatcatgaattgttcgatcaaggagactcaactttcggaataataacttctttttttcataaagaactattcatgcccctcaaaaataatgaattacattcgatagatcatctatccaggaatactatccaaaaaacagtttgaaaaaattccttcatttggagtcttgcctgcaaaacgagtggcgtagggtgtaattctcttgaattttcgaaaatctccaatatctcgaaaaccaaggcccttttactgaacgtaaaatagatttttctgaaccgccatagagtcctctacccccaggctcaatattatccattcattacgccacaccctgtatatggataccttgacaagagcgacttcggcaagtctgggaagaattgtttcggtccgtcaaaaatgacatatcggcctattttccatatcgcattcgtccgaaatacgatgcaatgatgaacccaataattggtaaaaataaaaaactttgaaatcctCGAgcttgcgcaggaaactttcaatttcaagtccttagcaataatttaccaaccattcgcccgtaaaatttccgtcaacttggctaatatcggtcccactatttgaagaaatccaaagtgttaaggtcaaacaatgtcattttcagcctccgagtctcaagtgcgacaggcaaccacgcccgccactggtgtatgtacacagttttcgaattgagatgcacatgttgaatttcagttcgaaaggaccgtggggacctgtggacttcagttctacctggggttaggcccccacaattgctggcggtgtggcaatgaaggccaccacagggaggactgccgaggggaaaggacgaagttctgttccaggtgctgccgtgtgggggtcttttccagggtgtgttgcgttagagataggggatcaatgaccgccagaactgcctcaggaccgaccgcaactccagggagcaggacagaggccatactgccggacctccgactgaggcccgcgtaccgccaacaccgtcagaaccgtcgccgcccacatcgttgccgcccctaccgaagtagaaggtgaaaatggattagaattaccgaaaaaaaaaattaccgattattaaaatgataccattccgaaaaatatcttttattgcaccaaccgaaatggtgtatgcgctaaccggagtagtagtcgattcgtcaaaatatcatttcaattcctaaggaactattggatcaattcgaaccaaatcttgaaactgcacatagttttcgcatgcatctcaatatgcaactcaattcgaaaactatgtacagtttcaaaatttggctcgaattgatccaacagtttatgggaaattgatatcacactttgccgaattgacctctgaaatgtcaattcctaccgatattaaaatgatacccttttttttttttttttttatagcagggggaatctgcgaccgtgaaaacacggggctctatctctcgcccagaggaacccatttctagggaacactgtggggttactcactctcctgagttcgcgacccactaaacctaacctgctttttgttggttccgggtatttgcctataaaccatttatcccttaatcggttgatttcttcttgcacattgtcgtgctagggttttcatgttcgtccatttcggatatctcttcttagtatagttttaataagttgtcgtactcattttaatctctcctcaattgatctctcggtctccttttgtaaattctcattcttcttctgtcttcctccggatcgtagtccactagtctcctgagttcttcgtttggatgttccttcgctgtttcgaataacttttcagctttcctcttcataaattcggtaatggtttcccacttcaaatctcgatatatctgtttgttcctgacaaaccaaggcgcatctatggcacatcgtagtagcttgttttctgttgcctgaattctttgtatatggctctttgccgcgaatccccaagcacctgatccataagtcagttgcggtctagcaacggctttgattattttcaattttgtctcatttgacatgtggctctttctacctatcagcgggtagagcatattcatcgctgccttggttttgtcaacggcttgtttgatatggcttctccatgttagacctttgtctagggtgatacctgaattttttgcttcgtttttccattcgatttcttctccatctacctctagatttgttgtagttcttagtctcctcctctgcagtaatatcgcttggctcttttgtccgttgagttttattttccatttaatacaccagtcatttatttcatctatagcttcttgtaacattccttctataatttctggcttgcgatgtcgcattgcgattcctgtgtcgtcggcatatagtgtcagcatagtccttggagattttggtatatcgtgaatatatatgttatacagtaacggcccaagtactgacccttgaggcacccctgcttccatatatctggttgtggagttttctccttccactttcacgtagaatcttctgttcctcaaataattcctaatcaacttgcacagtttcattgaatatccagcatatctcattttgtaaatcaatccttcatgccatactctgtcgaatgctctggcgacatctagtagtacaagaccggttacttgtttattttggaatccttctgttatgtattctgtgagtctaagtaattgctgttcagttgagtggtctcttctgaatccgaattgctctgctggaatgagattcagattttcagtttcttctgtaagcctcctagcgattaccctttctactacttttcctagggcggacaataaacttatcggcctgtagttttgggggaatttcttatctttgcctggtttgttgaacactatgacttctgcagttttccacttttccggatagtgttcagtcctcattataccgtttgcaatatttgtgagagcagctataccttttctaggtaatttcttcaacatagcattcgttattttatcacttccgggagcttttctatttttcaagcttctgattatctcttttatttcaaatagagaagttggtttttctattttgtcgtctactggtggttcgtccatttcttcttcgttgttctctacaagatcttccagctcgtcattatcgtcatcaggtctgtaatttattctcgattctctttctatcgagtccgccagtgcttctgctttatcggtattcgtatatgccattcctctttctccgtggagaggtggtattttagtcttttctcttatcagacatttttgcattttccatgcagaatgatcgatagtatttagttcttgaactcttttgttccatctatttgttctcatgtccatcagggcattttttagaacttggctgtgtcggtttagatttctcttatttatatctgttttgttgagcctgtatgtttttcttagtctccgattttccctgatgagatctttgatttctctgggtgtatcaccgtgtggatgtatcggtgctggtctcgttattttctttgtgctctttttgtaggcatctattatattcttttctagtttatcaactgctctttctaggtcttccggtgtgttgattgtcggtatttctgttacctccgattgtatcagatggctatatttcgtccaatcggtgtattctcttgtttgcattagttctcttcttggcccatctcctattgttaattcgatggggttgtggttagaggttccgtcccacaaggtctctatcgagaattctctagtgatatttttcataattgcgatatcaattatatctggtaatccatttccgaatgctaggtacgttggttcttcaggtccaataacgatagcttcatgtttttcagcgagatctttcagttttctgccatttctgttttccatcctgctgttccattctggagatttgcaattaaaatctccgatgcagattttcgggtttgttccatctagtaagttgttgatttcttcttccaataggttatttgggggtcttttatatgccgatgtgacttcgactctttgtcgatttatttcagctacaatcgtcactgtttctatttgtgactcgtcagatcttcctttaaaatagtgtttcagatctcgtctaaccagtaaggcaacacctcccccagtgtttgcgattctgtcacatctatatatctcataattcatgatattcaatcgcgtatttggttgtattcttgtttcctgtaaggctataatatcaggttttctctctgatattatttcttctatctcgggttttcgagttctgaccccgtttatgttccaggagactattttaagggaatttttcctagttgtatgttccattatttcagtttactgaacattccttggagttttttctccatctctctttcaattttcaacataattttgttgaaaattttttcagtaaaagtgtctaaatcgtgggcggattcagagacttttctgttttcttttgttttgttgatcgtaggtttagcttggggcattttcggtgtctccttcttctgtactggtttgggtacttcttttttcttgtcgtctactttggagggggtgggcttctttttctcctggacttttagaggaatcgtgctctgctgagccgatttctggcctgttttcctctttcttgtcactaatttgaattcgctacatcctttgtagcttgctggatggccttcttcaccgcacagaacgcatgtgacatttctctcctcaccttttctggtaagttcgcaatcttttgtgcaatgattgcccaaacatttgacgcatctgtatggaaaagaacacttgttttgggcatgtccgtacctctgacatctgaagcattggcttggattttctgcccttctttttgattccactacaatgcagagattgtagaggcgtctactttcgaaaatctcctttctctgagtttttaccaggtataagggtataaacttttttggttttattggatgtcattctggacacctcggcgtcatggattccttggacctttagatcattttttattaaatctaggtcagcatctattgggagatgtcttataactgcatatatctttttctcttcctccatctggaacgtgaagtactccttaccaatctggtcaaaatattttgttatgttcctgtagtcgtccacagtcgaggctacgatcctgatcccgtctttCACGACGgttgcttttttttttttttttttttttttgtagcagggggaaaatctgcaaacagacgaacacaccctctcctgagggggaacagtgtggggattctcactctctgagctcgagacccactaaaaacccttaactgcttcttcataggttccgggcattttgcctattaaccagttgactcttatggtttctggactctcacacgatcgtagtcgtgttgatatttgtatgctgcctatagcttttataggttaagctcttctttggttacatttaaatccttaactgatctctgggtcttcggtggtaggttcttgaccttctagcttcttccgtgggatcgtagtcgaccaatcttcgtagttcctcatttggatgttgtttggctttgtcgaatatcctttccgcctttctcttcataaattctgtaactggttcccattccaagtccttgtagatttgtttgttcctaacaaaccagggtacgtccatcgccattctaagaagtttattctcagtggcctgtattttcttgatgtgggtcttggctgcgaagcccatgccgccgaaccatatgtgagttgtggtcgcgcaattgttttaatcatcgtcaacttgatgttcttattcatatgacttcttctgcctatgagtggataaagtttactcattgcggcttttgttttatcaactgcacatttgatgtggtttttccatgtaagtcctctgtcaagcgtcactcctaggtatgttgcttcatttttccattcaatctcttctccatcaacttcaaggttttcttccatccccaatcttctcttttgcagtaatattgcttgagtctttcttccattgatttgtattttccatttgatgcaccatttgagtaattcatctatggcttcctgcagtctccggtgtatgatctctgggcgtcgatgtctgaacgctattcctgtgtcatctgcgtacaaggtgagcatatttctagcattcttcgggatatcatagacgtatattacgtaaagcagaggtccaagtaccgatccttgaggcactcccgcttctaattgtctggtttgagaggttgctccatctattttcacataaaagt
Proteins encoded:
- the LOC123310311 gene encoding histone H1B-like, whose amino-acid sequence is MTFSTSESEMQQATTPATAVGKTLKKAEKKTSARSKHVKPSHPPTSDMIGSNHKVDSERLAPFIRKYLKTAVQSGSLIQTKGKGASGSFKLAAGGSTTNASKKVAKKLVKSADGANKNASPTMAADKKNTSPARSTSTVSRSKKRAAIAKEKKSKLTKSPSKAKKANKSPTKKPKAPKPKTVKSVTAPKKVTSPKKKK